Proteins encoded within one genomic window of Acinetobacter sp. WCHA55:
- the fba gene encoding class II fructose-bisphosphate aldolase (catalyzes the reversible aldol condensation of dihydroxyacetonephosphate and glyceraldehyde 3-phosphate in the Calvin cycle, glycolysis, and/or gluconeogenesis) — protein sequence MALISLRQLLDHAGEHAYGVPAFNVNNLEQMRAIMLAADATNSPVIVQASAGARKYAGAPFLRHLILAAIEEWPHIPVVMHQDHGTDPDVCQRSIQLGFSSVMMDGSLGADGKTPTSYEYNVDVTRRTVQMAHACGVSVEGEIGCLGSLETGMAGEEDGVGAEGVLDHSQLLTSVEEARQFVADTNVDALAIAVGTSHGAYKFTRPPTGDILAIDRIKEIHAALPNTHLVMHGSSSVPQEWLAIINQYGGDIKETYGVPVEQLVEAIKHGVRKINIDTDLRLASTGAMRRMMAEQPSEFDPRKFFAKTVDAMKQICIDRYEAFGTAGNADKIRPISLEKMVDRYK from the coding sequence ATGGCTCTTATTTCATTGCGCCAGCTCTTGGATCACGCCGGCGAACATGCTTACGGCGTACCAGCATTCAACGTAAACAACTTAGAACAAATGCGCGCAATCATGCTTGCAGCAGATGCGACAAATTCACCTGTTATCGTACAAGCATCAGCGGGTGCGCGTAAATATGCAGGTGCTCCATTCTTACGTCATCTTATTTTGGCTGCAATTGAAGAATGGCCACACATTCCAGTGGTAATGCACCAAGACCATGGTACAGATCCAGACGTTTGCCAACGTTCAATTCAATTGGGCTTCTCATCAGTGATGATGGATGGTTCATTGGGTGCAGACGGTAAAACACCAACATCTTATGAATATAATGTTGATGTAACACGTCGTACAGTACAAATGGCGCATGCATGCGGTGTTTCAGTTGAAGGTGAAATCGGTTGTTTAGGTAGCCTTGAAACAGGTATGGCGGGTGAAGAAGATGGTGTAGGCGCTGAAGGTGTCCTTGATCATTCTCAACTTTTAACTTCGGTTGAAGAAGCACGTCAGTTCGTTGCAGATACCAATGTCGATGCACTTGCGATTGCAGTCGGTACTTCACATGGTGCTTATAAGTTTACACGTCCACCTACAGGCGATATTTTGGCGATTGACCGCATTAAAGAAATTCATGCGGCGCTTCCAAATACCCACCTTGTTATGCACGGTTCAAGCTCTGTTCCTCAAGAATGGTTAGCGATCATTAACCAGTATGGCGGTGACATCAAAGAAACCTATGGTGTTCCTGTTGAGCAATTGGTTGAAGCAATCAAGCATGGTGTGCGTAAAATCAATATTGATACAGACTTGCGTTTAGCTTCTACTGGTGCAATGCGTCGTATGATGGCTGAACAACCAAGCGAATTCGATCCACGTAAATTCTTTGCAAAAACTGTAGATGCAATGAAACAAATCTGTATTGATCGTTACGAAGCATTTGGTACTGCGGGCAATGCAGACAAAATTCGTCCAATTTCTTTAGAGAAAATGGTTGATCGTTATAAATAA
- a CDS encoding DMT family transporter — MELIFAAACCSVVVSILLKWGKNKGFDPIQMISWNYASASLLCYFWFKPDLSHVSISNTPWWLIVALGVLLPSVFLFLAKSLQYAGIVKTEVAQRLSVILSLLAAYFIFQEQFNQLKIVGVILGLTAVMCILFTNTSGGGEGQKQAVWYLALVWFGYALIDVLLKYTTGLGVQFSVALNLMFICAFLLSVGYVAVTTKNVGLTKNVVAGLCLGVLNFANIALYVKAHLLFKDSPAVVFAGMNIMVVLLGVFSGLLFFKEKLRPATAIGLVLGITSVACLAYAMSV, encoded by the coding sequence ATGGAACTGATATTTGCTGCGGCCTGTTGTAGTGTGGTGGTCTCCATTCTTTTAAAATGGGGTAAAAACAAAGGTTTTGATCCAATCCAGATGATCAGTTGGAATTATGCTTCAGCCAGTTTACTGTGCTATTTCTGGTTTAAGCCTGATCTAAGCCACGTTTCTATTTCCAATACTCCATGGTGGCTAATTGTAGCGCTTGGTGTCTTGTTGCCAAGTGTATTTTTATTTTTAGCCAAGTCTTTGCAATATGCAGGTATTGTCAAAACAGAAGTTGCACAGCGTTTGTCGGTAATTTTATCTTTATTGGCGGCTTATTTTATTTTTCAAGAACAGTTTAATCAGCTCAAAATTGTCGGGGTAATCTTGGGGCTTACCGCCGTGATGTGCATTTTATTTACCAATACCTCCGGTGGTGGAGAAGGTCAAAAACAGGCTGTGTGGTATTTAGCGCTAGTCTGGTTTGGTTATGCGCTGATTGATGTCTTGCTCAAATATACAACAGGGTTGGGTGTTCAGTTTTCCGTTGCCTTAAACCTGATGTTCATTTGTGCGTTTTTATTGTCAGTTGGTTATGTTGCCGTGACCACGAAAAATGTCGGATTAACTAAAAACGTTGTGGCAGGTTTATGTCTTGGCGTGTTGAACTTTGCCAATATCGCACTGTATGTCAAAGCTCATTTGCTATTCAAGGACAGTCCAGCAGTGGTCTTTGCGGGTATGAATATTATGGTGGTGCTGTTAGGCGTATTCAGCGGGCTGCTTTTCTTTAAAGAAAAGCTGAGGCCCGCAACAGCGATTGGACTTGTATTGGGTATCACAAGTGTGGCTTGTTTAGCTTACGCAATGTCTGTTTAA